AGCCCTGGTTCCACTGCATTGATAAGAGAAGATTTCCCGACGCCCGACGGCCCTACCAGCGCGCTCACTCGGCCTGCTAGGGCCTCTCGGAGTTCTGGGATGCCATCGCCAGTCAGCGCCGAAGCCAGCACCACATGGTAGCCTATGCCCCGGTAGACCTCAGTTCTGCCCTGCAGCCAGGCCCAGTCTGCAATGTCGGCTTTGTTGACGCACACCAGAGCAGGGATCCCGCAGTGCTCCGCAACCACCAGGTAGCGGTTAATGGCAGTCTCCTTGAATGCGGGGTCGGCAGCTGCGAACACGAGGACAACCTGGTCGATGTTGGCGGCAATGATCTGCTCCCTCGGCTGTTTCCCCGCGGCCATCCGGCTGAGTTGGCTCGAACGCGGCAGAACCGACTCGATGATTCCACGCGCATCATCTAGCTGCGTAACCATCACTCGGTCACCGAGGCACACTGCTTGGGGATCCTGTGCAAGCCTCCCTCGCACAGTGCACGCAAGCGTTGCCTCGCCAGTGGCGACGCGGTGTGTTCCGCCGCCAGTTTGGGTCACGAGCCCGGTCATTGTCGAACTATGCAATTCCGTATCCTCCCATAGCTGAATATGCCCTGGCACATGATCTAGCTCTGTCGCGCGCTCGCGCCATCTCCCTCCATGCCAGGGTTGGAAGGGCACGCGGGCATGAGAAAACCGTGGGCGATCAACTCACCCACGGCTAATGCGCACGTGCTTCCTTACCTGGGCAACGACATACAGCGCCGACCGGATACTTCACTTCCGGGAAGATGCCGGAATCGTAACGCCTACATGCCCTCGTTCAGAAGGTGGGTGAGGTTCATCTCGCATATAACGGCAATAGCCACAATCGCCATAGATGCCGTCATTAGGCCCACCTCCATTCTGGACACGTTGGTATAACTCACAGCGATACAGTACCATGCCGCCATCTGGCTGTCAATGAGATTTCGAGTACATTTTCACGTGAGGCAATACGGGCGCATTTGTCGCCCTGTCGCCCGGGTGCACGTGGCAGTTGTGGCTCCCAGACGACGCGCTCAGGCGGGCGGTTGCTGAAACATGTCGCGCCGCCGGAAGCAAGGAGCCCACTATGCGGCTCCTCGGCGGTGGCGTCACCAGCCCCCTGATTCTCATTTATGGGAATCTCGCCGCGTCAATTGCTCAAAACTGAGGTGTTTGAGGCGGGCCTACGCTCATTATTGAGAAACTCAGCGCTTTCCCCGGTGCCGGGCGCCTGGAGGGAAAGCCCCACGGGCATGCCTCGAAGATCGCAGCGCCCATAGCAGGAATGGAAGGAAGTCGACACCTGGCGCGGACAGTCGCCAGAGTGTTGGCTCCTGCGTCACGCCCCCTAATTCTCATTAATGGGAATCTCGCCGCGTCAATTGCTCAAAACTGAGGCGTTTGAGGCGGGCCTACGCTCATTATTGAGAAACTCAGCGCTTTCCCCGGCGCTGGGCGCCTGAAGGGAAAGCCCCACGGGCATGCCTCGAAGATCGCAGCGCCCATAGCAGGAGTGGAAGGAAGTCGCCGCCTGGCGCGGACAGCCGCCGGAGTGTTGGCGCCTGCGTCACGCCCCCCAATTCTCATTAATGGGAATCTCGACGCGTCAATTGCTCAAAACTGAGGCGTTTGAGGCGGGCCCACACTCATTATTGAGAAACTCAGCGCTTTCCCCGGTGCTGGGCGCCTGAAGGGAA
Above is a genomic segment from Clostridia bacterium containing:
- the rsgA gene encoding ribosome small subunit-dependent GTPase A, with the translated sequence MHSSTMTGLVTQTGGGTHRVATGEATLACTVRGRLAQDPQAVCLGDRVMVTQLDDARGIIESVLPRSSQLSRMAAGKQPREQIIAANIDQVVLVFAAADPAFKETAINRYLVVAEHCGIPALVCVNKADIADWAWLQGRTEVYRGIGYHVVLASALTGDGIPELREALAGRVSALVGPSGVGKSSLINAVEPGLDLATGEVGSGTHKGRHTTTGGRLLALSSGGYVADTPGMREFGFWKIPRADLALCYREIRPLIGQCKYKDCSHVSEPGCAVRAAVDDGRISRERYDHYARLTREG